From the Roseiconus lacunae genome, one window contains:
- a CDS encoding efflux transporter outer membrane subunit, with the protein MNRFALVPQRNFRFVLAIALLLAGGCALLIIGGCAGRQATGTFSAEPPPSFSASGDVVQPDQWWNSFGDPQLDEQINQLFDGSFTLAAAIQRLSAARAVTRREASDFFIDLNGVSSIGSTYGPGSDDHSYLWGFDASYQVDLWGRIESQVEAERLRAAATHADYHAIALALTAEVTRTWFALIEAHAQLELLDEQIQTNQTGLSLQEARFGLGQIRSPDVLRQRQLVEGTLEQSAVVKSQIEVLEHRLAILLGQMPQNAKYSPGSNLPALPPLPNTGLPAELLKRRPDVRRDYLAFMAANKDLAAAISDQFPRLDLSGSLLNSAEKPEDLFRDWFLSIGGQLVGPILDGGQRRAEVDRNSAIVRQRFNEYGDTMLNAFAEVEDNLAREKYQLERLTHLEAQAKWAQMSADQLREQYLINEADYLDVLSAITAGQRLQRETLSARLDLLLIRVSLYLALAGGFEPRPQPTIVIQDETVVDGVSISTGEPIESDLPETLPPISNLNPAGPASAAASSDSLAPLIAPDNSGDFEQLLRTVDRLPDTELDE; encoded by the coding sequence ATGAACAGATTCGCCCTGGTCCCTCAGAGGAATTTCCGCTTCGTTCTGGCAATCGCGTTGCTTTTAGCTGGCGGCTGCGCGCTGCTGATCATTGGCGGATGTGCGGGAAGGCAAGCCACTGGGACGTTTAGCGCCGAACCTCCACCTTCGTTTTCCGCCAGCGGCGACGTCGTCCAGCCGGATCAGTGGTGGAATTCGTTTGGCGATCCGCAACTCGACGAGCAAATCAACCAACTTTTCGATGGCAGTTTCACGCTTGCCGCCGCGATTCAGCGACTCAGCGCCGCACGGGCCGTCACTCGTCGCGAGGCGTCTGACTTTTTCATCGATTTGAACGGGGTTTCGTCGATCGGAAGCACATACGGCCCCGGCAGCGACGATCATAGCTACCTCTGGGGATTCGACGCATCCTACCAAGTCGACTTGTGGGGGCGGATCGAGTCTCAGGTCGAAGCCGAGCGGCTGAGAGCGGCGGCTACCCATGCGGACTACCATGCGATCGCACTCGCATTGACAGCCGAAGTCACGCGCACATGGTTTGCACTGATCGAAGCCCATGCCCAGCTCGAATTGCTCGATGAGCAAATCCAAACCAACCAGACGGGGTTGTCGCTACAAGAAGCTCGCTTCGGTCTCGGCCAGATTCGCAGCCCCGATGTATTGCGGCAGCGCCAATTGGTCGAAGGGACGCTGGAACAGTCCGCAGTGGTAAAGTCACAAATCGAAGTTCTTGAGCATCGCCTGGCAATCCTGCTTGGCCAAATGCCACAAAACGCCAAGTACAGCCCCGGGTCGAATCTGCCTGCCCTTCCGCCATTGCCGAACACGGGACTGCCGGCCGAGCTATTGAAACGTCGGCCGGATGTTCGCCGTGACTATTTGGCGTTCATGGCAGCCAACAAGGACCTCGCCGCCGCGATCAGTGACCAATTTCCACGACTGGACTTGAGCGGTTCGCTGCTTAACTCGGCGGAAAAGCCTGAAGACCTGTTCCGAGACTGGTTCCTGTCGATCGGCGGCCAACTGGTGGGACCGATTCTTGACGGTGGTCAACGACGCGCCGAAGTCGATCGGAACAGTGCGATCGTCCGGCAGCGATTCAATGAATACGGCGACACGATGCTAAACGCGTTCGCAGAAGTCGAAGACAACCTGGCACGCGAAAAATACCAGCTTGAACGACTCACGCACCTCGAAGCCCAGGCGAAATGGGCTCAAATGTCGGCCGATCAATTGCGTGAGCAGTACTTGATCAACGAAGCCGATTACCTGGATGTTTTAAGCGCGATCACGGCGGGACAAAGATTACAGCGCGAAACGCTGTCCGCTCGATTAGACTTACTACTGATCCGCGTGTCGCTCTACCTTGCGCTCGCGGGTGGATTTGAGCCCCGCCCCCAACCCACAATCGTAATACAAGACGAAACCGTCGTTGACGGCGTTTCAATCTCGACCGGTGAACCGATCGAGTCGGATTTGCCGGAAACGCTCCCGCCGATCAGCAACCTGAATCCAGCCGGCCCTGCCTCCGCCGCCGCGTCATCGGATTCGCTTGCCCCCTTGATCGCACCGGACAACTCCGGCGACTTTGAGCAATTGCTCAGGACGGTCGATCGTCTTCCCGATACTGAACTCGATGAATGA
- the aroA gene encoding 3-phosphoshikimate 1-carboxyvinyltransferase → MSSTTPVDPPVSVTVTTGGPVSGAIRPPGSKSLTNRALICAAMASGTSTLTGCLRSEDTEVMIDSLRKCGVRIEIDGDSIRVDGSDRIAPDEVESLFIANSGTSVRFLTAALSAAGGQYRLSGVPRMHERPIADLVNALAAVQNGSIICESPNGCPPVLIQSDGWQGTSSVGCDTPGSQVVLQVAGNVSSQYLSGLMMAAPVAIENGHTSVTIEVLGELVSRPYVEMTAQTMRSFGATIDIHDQDDDARDRDNVSVRVIVSGEGYRGTTYAIEPDASAASYFWAAAAITGGKVTVQGLTPDAMQGDVGFCDVLQQMGCTFTHDEDSMTIEGRAANGIDVDMNKISDTVQTLAVVALFAQGPTRVRNVAHNRFKETDRIGDLACELRKLGAEVDEHEDGLTITPPSGGPSSATLETYHDHRMAMSLSLAGLCAEGVEILDPACTVKTYPEFFKDLEELIGRPHRWT, encoded by the coding sequence ATGTCTTCGACCACTCCAGTTGATCCGCCCGTCAGCGTGACCGTGACAACCGGCGGCCCCGTTTCTGGAGCGATCCGCCCTCCGGGCAGCAAAAGTTTGACCAACCGTGCGTTGATTTGCGCCGCGATGGCCAGCGGGACGTCGACCCTGACCGGTTGCCTACGAAGCGAAGACACCGAAGTGATGATCGATAGCTTGCGAAAGTGCGGCGTGCGAATTGAAATCGACGGCGATTCGATCCGAGTTGACGGGAGTGATCGCATTGCCCCGGACGAAGTCGAGTCGTTGTTCATCGCCAACAGCGGTACCAGCGTTCGATTTCTGACGGCGGCACTCTCAGCAGCCGGTGGGCAGTATCGTTTGTCCGGTGTTCCAAGAATGCACGAGCGACCGATCGCTGACCTTGTCAATGCGCTCGCGGCAGTTCAAAACGGATCTATTATTTGCGAGTCACCCAACGGGTGCCCTCCGGTTCTGATCCAGTCTGATGGATGGCAAGGCACTTCATCAGTGGGGTGTGATACCCCAGGTTCTCAGGTTGTCTTGCAAGTCGCTGGGAATGTCAGCAGCCAATACCTAAGTGGTTTGATGATGGCGGCTCCGGTCGCGATCGAGAATGGTCATACTTCGGTCACCATCGAAGTATTGGGAGAGCTTGTTTCGCGTCCCTATGTCGAAATGACCGCTCAGACGATGCGTTCTTTCGGCGCGACCATCGACATCCATGATCAAGACGATGACGCTCGTGATCGCGACAATGTCTCTGTCCGCGTGATCGTGAGCGGCGAAGGCTATCGAGGAACAACGTACGCGATTGAGCCTGATGCATCGGCGGCAAGTTATTTCTGGGCGGCAGCCGCGATCACCGGTGGAAAAGTGACGGTCCAAGGGCTGACGCCTGACGCGATGCAAGGTGACGTTGGTTTTTGCGACGTCCTTCAACAAATGGGTTGTACGTTCACACACGACGAAGATTCGATGACCATCGAAGGCCGGGCGGCGAATGGGATCGATGTCGACATGAATAAGATTAGCGACACCGTGCAAACGCTTGCGGTGGTCGCCCTATTCGCTCAGGGCCCGACGCGGGTCAGGAACGTCGCGCACAATCGATTCAAAGAGACGGATCGCATCGGCGATCTTGCTTGCGAGCTTCGCAAGCTGGGCGCCGAAGTTGATGAGCATGAAGACGGATTGACGATCACACCGCCAAGCGGCGGGCCAAGTTCGGCAACGTTAGAAACTTACCATGACCACCGGATGGCGATGAGTCTATCGCTGGCTGGGTTGTGTGCCGAAGGCGTCGAGATTCTGGACCCAGCGTGTACGGTGAAAACGTATCCGGAATTTTTCAAAGACTTGGAAGAGTTGATCGGTCGACCGCATCGTTGGACTTAG
- a CDS encoding DUF1549 and DUF1553 domain-containing protein, which yields MGHGFRPWVQCIGAAWLIGTFIVATGGQAFAQKKKKPAPPKIRLPESVRSAPSHLMDVEPADRSRRTDLEYAASELDHMVEKELADKGIDPNPIASDEVFLRRVYLDVAGRIPTLKETSAFLESSDPDKRVELIDELLSSPDWVSHSYNFWADTLRLVERPQPNIIAEPYLAYIKDSIRTNKSYDKWVYEMLTAEGKVWENPAVGYQLRDDGMPLPYVDNTVRVFLGTQIGCAQCHDHPFDNWTQYQFYELAAFTTGTRTRIRKGDPGFEKTNPANKLISDARQRYDKGRVPGAFQRLLRANTYRVSEVNAEMRLPHDYAYDNAKPKSIVKPAVLWGEIPSKSKNATRRHQFAAWLTSPDNEQFRHTVVNRFWKRFLGVGFVEPVDDFIEDSPRSCEDAMEFLGDQLVRSGFDLKDLTRIILYSRTYQREATDYSLTSGEQYFFPGPVIRRMSAEQVWDSMLTLAVRNPMPFQRPTVGEIKNAVDVDFASLTFEDAKSQSEAFQKSYFLPTYKRGLNKHSYQGNVLCRASELPSPQNADHFLRQFGQGDRETIDGSDVEATVPQILAMFNGPITHVMLEPGSAIVDEVLTIEQARDRVEAIFMSVLSRRPSPRDRIAAARELSKTANDAVGYGNIVWALLNTREFLFIQ from the coding sequence ATGGGTCACGGATTTCGTCCTTGGGTTCAATGCATCGGTGCCGCATGGTTGATCGGCACTTTCATTGTGGCAACTGGTGGGCAAGCCTTCGCCCAGAAAAAGAAAAAGCCCGCACCGCCAAAGATACGGCTACCCGAAAGCGTTCGATCGGCGCCATCTCACTTGATGGATGTTGAGCCGGCCGATCGCAGTCGGCGCACGGATCTTGAGTACGCGGCGTCTGAGCTAGATCACATGGTTGAGAAAGAACTCGCGGACAAGGGAATCGATCCCAATCCGATCGCCAGTGATGAAGTCTTTTTACGCCGCGTCTATTTGGATGTGGCCGGCCGGATACCGACGTTAAAGGAGACGAGCGCGTTCTTAGAATCCAGCGATCCCGACAAGCGGGTGGAACTGATTGACGAATTGCTGAGCAGTCCCGACTGGGTCAGTCATTCGTACAACTTTTGGGCCGACACGTTGCGTTTGGTCGAACGGCCGCAACCGAACATTATTGCCGAACCCTATCTCGCATACATCAAGGATTCGATTCGGACGAACAAGTCGTACGACAAATGGGTTTACGAGATGCTGACCGCCGAGGGCAAAGTCTGGGAGAACCCCGCGGTCGGGTACCAGCTTCGCGATGACGGGATGCCGCTGCCCTATGTCGACAACACCGTGCGTGTTTTTCTTGGGACACAAATCGGATGCGCCCAGTGCCATGACCATCCCTTTGACAATTGGACGCAGTACCAGTTCTACGAATTAGCTGCTTTCACGACCGGGACTCGAACGAGAATTCGAAAAGGTGATCCCGGTTTCGAGAAAACGAATCCGGCGAATAAGTTGATCAGTGACGCACGTCAACGTTATGACAAGGGGCGTGTCCCGGGGGCTTTCCAGCGTTTGCTGCGCGCGAATACCTACCGTGTCTCGGAAGTGAACGCAGAGATGCGTTTGCCACACGACTATGCATACGATAACGCGAAACCGAAATCGATCGTCAAGCCGGCGGTGCTTTGGGGAGAGATTCCATCGAAGTCGAAGAACGCGACGCGACGTCACCAATTCGCCGCTTGGCTGACCAGCCCGGACAACGAGCAGTTCCGCCATACGGTTGTCAATCGTTTTTGGAAACGTTTCCTGGGAGTCGGCTTTGTCGAACCGGTGGATGATTTCATCGAGGATAGCCCTCGTTCGTGTGAAGATGCGATGGAGTTCCTTGGCGACCAACTGGTGCGTTCGGGGTTTGATTTAAAGGATCTAACGCGCATCATCCTTTACTCACGGACCTACCAACGGGAAGCCACCGATTACAGTTTGACTAGCGGCGAGCAGTACTTTTTTCCTGGTCCGGTGATTCGCCGAATGTCGGCCGAGCAGGTGTGGGACTCGATGCTGACCTTGGCGGTTCGCAATCCAATGCCCTTTCAACGTCCGACGGTGGGCGAAATCAAAAACGCCGTCGATGTCGACTTTGCTTCGCTGACCTTTGAAGACGCGAAGTCACAGTCCGAAGCGTTCCAGAAAAGCTATTTCCTGCCAACCTACAAACGCGGGCTGAACAAACACAGTTATCAAGGCAACGTCTTGTGCCGTGCAAGTGAATTGCCATCGCCCCAAAACGCCGATCACTTTTTGCGTCAGTTCGGCCAAGGCGACCGAGAAACGATCGATGGCTCGGACGTCGAAGCGACCGTCCCGCAGATCCTCGCAATGTTCAATGGGCCAATCACCCACGTGATGCTCGAACCAGGATCGGCAATCGTCGACGAAGTACTCACGATCGAACAAGCTCGCGATCGTGTCGAAGCAATTTTTATGAGCGTCCTCTCGCGACGGCCAAGTCCGCGTGACCGGATTGCCGCCGCACGCGAACTTTCCAAGACCGCCAACGATGCGGTTGGCTATGGCAACATTGTTTGGGCATTGCTGAATACACGCGAATTCTTGTTCATTCAATGA
- a CDS encoding DUF1501 domain-containing protein has product MNNANEFSREHRRDFMRSVATQCLGVSFAGAVGAGPMLSLGEAQAASVPQGKAKHIIYLFMEGAMTHLDTFDPKTGVPEAGETKPIQTRVPGVTFGDRFPKLSYLAGALAVVRSLATETGAHDKAQYLMRTSYKKLNSIQHPGMGAWMLSQQGRLNRELPGNYVIGGANRHPGAGFLEPSLSPVPIANPSSGIKNIKLPSYLPETLFQRRLALAEKFDTEFQTSHRANVKIEAYNQLYSEARNLMGSDHLKVFDLKDEPEKVREAYGKNTLGQGCLLARRLVQSGARFVEVTYGGWDMHQDLYGRLDERAGQLDNALGILLKDLHRTGLLQDTMVVLTTEFGRKPSINANAGRDHHPGAFCSLLAGAGIKGGQVYGASDERGFSVEDSQMSVGDFNKTIAAAAGLPVDEELFSPNGRPFKIGGDGEVIEDLLA; this is encoded by the coding sequence ATGAACAACGCCAACGAATTCAGTCGTGAACATCGACGCGATTTTATGCGATCGGTCGCGACACAATGCTTGGGAGTTAGCTTTGCCGGTGCCGTCGGCGCCGGTCCCATGTTGTCGCTCGGCGAGGCGCAAGCTGCCAGTGTCCCGCAGGGCAAGGCGAAGCACATCATCTATCTGTTTATGGAAGGTGCGATGACGCATCTTGACACGTTTGATCCGAAAACCGGTGTGCCCGAGGCTGGTGAAACGAAGCCGATTCAAACGCGGGTCCCCGGAGTTACGTTCGGCGATCGCTTTCCAAAGCTTTCGTACCTTGCCGGTGCACTGGCCGTCGTACGATCTCTGGCGACCGAAACAGGTGCCCACGACAAGGCGCAGTATCTAATGCGCACGTCCTACAAAAAACTCAACAGCATCCAGCACCCTGGAATGGGGGCATGGATGCTTTCGCAGCAGGGGCGGTTGAACCGCGAGCTTCCGGGGAACTACGTCATTGGCGGTGCAAATCGACATCCCGGGGCGGGATTCCTTGAACCGTCGCTATCGCCGGTACCGATCGCGAATCCATCGAGCGGTATCAAGAACATCAAGTTGCCGAGTTACCTGCCGGAGACACTGTTCCAACGAAGGTTGGCGCTCGCCGAAAAGTTTGATACCGAGTTTCAAACGTCGCATCGGGCTAACGTCAAAATTGAAGCGTACAACCAGCTCTATTCCGAGGCCCGCAATTTGATGGGCAGCGATCATTTGAAAGTCTTTGATCTTAAAGACGAACCAGAAAAGGTGCGCGAGGCCTATGGTAAGAATACGCTCGGCCAGGGATGCTTGTTGGCGAGACGTTTGGTGCAAAGTGGCGCCCGATTTGTCGAGGTGACTTATGGCGGGTGGGACATGCATCAAGATCTGTATGGGCGATTGGATGAACGTGCCGGCCAGCTCGATAATGCGCTCGGAATTCTGTTGAAGGACCTCCATCGCACGGGGCTGCTTCAGGACACCATGGTTGTACTGACGACAGAGTTTGGACGTAAACCTTCGATCAACGCGAATGCCGGTCGTGATCATCACCCCGGCGCGTTTTGCTCGTTACTTGCCGGAGCGGGAATCAAAGGCGGTCAGGTTTATGGGGCCAGTGACGAGCGAGGTTTTTCCGTCGAAGACAGCCAAATGTCGGTGGGCGATTTTAACAAAACGATCGCGGCGGCGGCCGGTCTGCCGGTCGATGAAGAGCTGTTCTCTCCGAATGGACGTCCGTTCAAAATCGGTGGCGATGGCGAAGTGATCGAAGACCTGCTGGCGTAG
- a CDS encoding tetratricopeptide repeat protein produces the protein MGKRVNRSQTARQSPASAEISSKEPAEASRYSFRWLLLGLCVVAFLLRCIHLLQTIEVPTLIQLLGDARGYFDWALKISGGDWYGSETFYQAPLYPYFLAVLIKLFGPSVTLIRLVQMVLGVAGVALIGLAGRKLFSEKVGLVSALMLAVYPPAIFYDGIIQKAALATFLLCMFLAACVYLQTERRYRYAVLTGISLALLVLTRENALLWTPLVPLWILLALDETTRRRWALVACYVGGLALILLPVAARNASLGGEWSPTTFQAGPNFYIGNHLQANGIYEPLVPGHGTPMYERADAERLAEQAVGHELSAREVSTFWMSEAWGDIRQAPGRWFQLMVAKTFMVFNRYEVPDVESMYIFREYSTPLKLSLVWHFGILCPLGIWGLFATWGQRRRLWLYYLLLLSMIAAVVLFFILGRYRNPVSILFLPFAAAGIIDIVARFRQRQGHRKLLIAVLLLSAVFCNIRVHEEDSLHASCYMNMGVSACQAGNLPLGIRLLQRSVSEFPELAEGYVNLGRAYMLNGQPALAAKCFQLGLVLEPRLIGAHIQLGEALEYAGDPEQAVEHYRRALSLDPTSQRALEALSRVRQGLPRSPDSE, from the coding sequence ATGGGTAAACGCGTCAATCGCTCGCAGACGGCCCGTCAATCGCCAGCCTCAGCAGAGATTTCATCGAAGGAGCCGGCTGAAGCCAGTCGGTATTCGTTCCGGTGGCTCTTATTGGGCCTGTGTGTGGTCGCATTTCTGCTTCGCTGCATTCATCTGCTACAAACGATCGAAGTACCGACCCTGATTCAGTTGCTCGGTGATGCCCGAGGTTATTTCGATTGGGCACTCAAGATCAGTGGTGGCGACTGGTATGGCAGCGAAACGTTTTACCAAGCGCCGCTTTATCCTTATTTTCTGGCGGTACTGATCAAGCTATTCGGGCCTAGCGTCACGTTGATTCGCTTGGTTCAAATGGTGTTGGGGGTCGCCGGAGTTGCCTTGATCGGACTCGCGGGACGGAAGCTATTCTCCGAGAAAGTCGGGTTGGTTTCTGCGTTGATGTTGGCCGTCTATCCGCCGGCGATCTTTTACGACGGCATCATTCAAAAGGCTGCGTTGGCAACCTTTCTATTGTGCATGTTCTTGGCGGCATGCGTCTATTTGCAAACCGAGCGTCGGTATCGCTACGCCGTCCTGACTGGTATTTCGCTTGCGCTACTGGTTCTAACGCGAGAAAACGCGTTGCTTTGGACGCCATTAGTTCCGCTCTGGATTCTGCTTGCGCTCGATGAAACAACGCGTCGACGTTGGGCGTTGGTGGCGTGCTATGTCGGCGGGCTCGCGTTGATCTTGTTACCGGTTGCCGCACGCAATGCATCATTGGGAGGTGAATGGTCGCCGACCACATTTCAAGCCGGCCCAAACTTTTACATTGGCAACCATTTGCAAGCCAACGGGATCTACGAGCCACTGGTTCCCGGTCATGGAACGCCGATGTACGAACGGGCCGACGCGGAACGCTTGGCCGAACAGGCTGTTGGACACGAACTTTCCGCTCGCGAGGTCTCGACATTTTGGATGTCCGAGGCTTGGGGTGACATTCGACAAGCACCGGGACGCTGGTTTCAGCTGATGGTGGCCAAGACATTCATGGTGTTCAATCGCTATGAAGTCCCCGATGTCGAGAGCATGTATATCTTTCGAGAATATTCGACGCCGCTGAAGCTAAGTCTGGTGTGGCATTTTGGGATCCTCTGCCCATTGGGGATCTGGGGGCTTTTTGCGACTTGGGGCCAACGGCGAAGGCTTTGGCTGTATTACTTGCTCTTGCTTTCGATGATCGCAGCGGTAGTGCTTTTCTTTATTTTGGGCCGGTACCGGAACCCTGTTTCGATTCTCTTCCTCCCATTCGCCGCTGCAGGCATCATCGACATCGTGGCTCGGTTTCGCCAGCGTCAGGGGCATCGCAAGCTCCTAATCGCGGTGCTGCTATTGTCCGCGGTGTTTTGCAACATTCGCGTCCATGAAGAAGATTCATTACACGCGAGTTGTTACATGAACATGGGCGTATCGGCTTGTCAGGCCGGCAATCTTCCGTTGGGAATTCGTTTACTGCAGCGATCCGTCTCGGAATTTCCTGAGTTAGCAGAAGGCTATGTCAATCTTGGCCGGGCCTACATGTTGAACGGCCAACCGGCACTTGCCGCCAAGTGCTTTCAGCTCGGGCTCGTGTTGGAACCTCGGTTGATCGGGGCTCATATCCAGCTTGGCGAGGCATTGGAGTACGCGGGAGATCCGGAGCAGGCGGTGGAGCATTATCGGCGGGCACTTTCGCTCGATCCGACAAGTCAACGTGCTTTAGAAGCTTTGAGCCGAGTCCGGCAAGGGTTGCCGCGAAGCCCGGACTCCGAATGA
- a CDS encoding DUF1559 domain-containing protein: protein MQRRHSLRSGFTLVELLVVIAIIGILVGLLLPAVQAAREAARRMSCSNNFKQIGLAMHNYHSSFKQLPINGTGTARVPSMSNASVQSNRLFLSWLVPILPYMEQQGLWDSISNPSTQATPGQTPHADTGGTWPPMGPCPWLTTYVPWVTQVPGFRCPSDPGQARAPGQLARTNYAASLGDAVDRSNNGGVNDFGFFGNFDNRDENWAVERARAAQRGFFWNRQDMKFRDILDGLSNTLAAAEVCTSGGKREVKADFVRNINMRAPGSNNNTILTPARCKTGDHIDPEKPTFYATTALVSASLSQSKHSRWADSRAYYTAIHTILPPNGPNCVDANNDGNHSGVISTAGSRHPGGAHVLMGDGAVVFMTDSVDSGDPEQPTVCVQRADVVGVALPPGSESPYGLWGALGTRDVGETIEEALNQ, encoded by the coding sequence ATGCAGAGACGTCATTCTTTGCGATCGGGTTTCACACTCGTGGAACTGTTGGTCGTCATCGCCATTATCGGCATTCTTGTTGGCCTATTATTGCCGGCAGTGCAGGCAGCCCGTGAAGCCGCTCGACGTATGTCGTGCAGCAATAATTTCAAGCAGATCGGGCTTGCGATGCACAACTATCACAGCTCGTTCAAGCAATTGCCCATCAATGGTACCGGTACTGCTCGGGTCCCTTCGATGAGCAACGCGTCGGTACAGAGTAATCGTCTGTTCCTGAGTTGGTTGGTTCCGATCCTGCCATACATGGAACAGCAGGGATTGTGGGACAGCATTTCCAATCCCAGCACGCAAGCGACGCCCGGCCAAACTCCGCACGCGGATACCGGTGGAACTTGGCCCCCGATGGGCCCATGTCCGTGGTTGACAACGTATGTTCCTTGGGTGACTCAGGTTCCAGGTTTCCGTTGCCCGAGTGACCCCGGCCAAGCTCGTGCACCGGGACAACTCGCACGGACGAACTACGCCGCTTCACTGGGTGATGCTGTGGACCGTTCGAACAACGGCGGCGTAAACGATTTTGGTTTCTTCGGAAACTTTGATAATCGTGATGAGAACTGGGCGGTCGAGCGTGCCCGAGCGGCACAGCGCGGCTTCTTTTGGAACCGCCAGGACATGAAGTTCCGTGACATCCTCGATGGTCTTTCCAATACCCTTGCTGCTGCCGAAGTTTGCACTTCGGGTGGCAAACGGGAAGTCAAAGCTGACTTCGTACGAAACATCAACATGCGGGCTCCGGGATCGAATAACAACACGATCTTGACCCCAGCACGTTGCAAAACCGGCGATCACATTGACCCCGAAAAGCCTACGTTCTACGCGACGACCGCCTTGGTCAGCGCAAGTCTTTCGCAGTCGAAGCACTCTCGATGGGCGGATTCGCGGGCGTACTACACCGCGATTCATACGATCCTTCCGCCAAACGGACCTAACTGTGTCGATGCGAACAACGACGGAAATCACTCCGGCGTCATTTCGACCGCGGGAAGTCGCCACCCAGGTGGTGCCCACGTCCTGATGGGTGATGGTGCGGTTGTCTTTATGACCGACAGTGTCGATTCCGGTGATCCGGAGCAACCGACCGTTTGTGTGCAGCGTGCCGATGTCGTCGGCGTAGCGCTACCACCTGGATCGGAAAGCCCTTATGGACTTTGGGGGGCACTGGGGACTCGTGATGTCGGCGAGACGATCGAAGAGGCACTCAACCAGTAA
- a CDS encoding multiheme c-type cytochrome, whose protein sequence is MNSKRWAALSLVVIAVGWFAYDAIERKRDDEHVRELMSAQRQRRSVEQAKPSTPTKPPSDMVVSLIPGNVWFVGKYEDGGGIEIPFPPGESPVKSSDETPKHDNPGFVGPDQCRECHQDKYESFLQTAHFKTSRPVNENTIDGKFEPGTNTFQTSDPNMSFEMIREDDEFLQRVKFFDWSFEVPMEIIMGSSKMAQTYLYWHKDRLYQHNVTHITDGDQWINSPGYIDGDAAYARPIPQRCLECHLTYFDYRGNNNQYTPGSLILGVTCERCHGPGQEHVNHHREHKGDREANAIINPAALDRQVQMDICGQCHGGTREMKGDALSFRPGDRLADHYDPPDDEADVKNSVHTSNQLNRLAQSKCFQQSMMTCIDCHDPHHNERGDRALFSSRCMNCHENESDCGHFPQEGITFAENCIDCHMPQRPTEKLRLKSVDGDVFPPLRDHFIRADQLATERFMREQAK, encoded by the coding sequence TTGAATTCGAAACGCTGGGCAGCGCTAAGTTTGGTCGTCATTGCCGTCGGTTGGTTTGCCTATGATGCGATCGAGCGAAAACGTGACGACGAACATGTCCGTGAATTGATGAGTGCTCAGCGACAACGTCGTTCCGTCGAACAAGCGAAGCCCTCGACGCCGACGAAGCCGCCAAGTGACATGGTGGTGAGCTTGATCCCAGGAAACGTCTGGTTTGTCGGAAAATACGAAGACGGGGGTGGAATCGAGATCCCATTCCCCCCCGGCGAGTCGCCGGTGAAGAGCTCTGACGAGACTCCTAAACACGACAACCCTGGATTCGTCGGGCCCGATCAGTGCCGGGAATGCCATCAGGACAAATACGAATCGTTTCTTCAGACGGCGCATTTCAAAACAAGTCGGCCCGTCAACGAAAATACGATCGATGGAAAATTTGAGCCCGGAACGAATACGTTTCAGACTTCTGATCCGAATATGTCCTTCGAAATGATTCGCGAAGATGACGAGTTTCTGCAACGCGTCAAGTTCTTCGACTGGAGCTTCGAAGTGCCCATGGAAATCATCATGGGTTCGTCCAAGATGGCTCAAACCTATTTGTACTGGCACAAAGACAGGCTCTATCAACACAATGTCACCCATATCACCGACGGGGACCAGTGGATCAATAGCCCCGGATACATAGACGGTGACGCCGCCTACGCCCGCCCGATTCCACAACGTTGCCTCGAATGCCACCTGACGTACTTTGATTACCGAGGCAACAACAACCAGTACACGCCGGGATCGCTCATCCTCGGGGTCACTTGTGAACGCTGTCACGGGCCGGGGCAAGAACACGTCAACCACCATCGCGAACACAAAGGAGATCGCGAAGCAAATGCGATCATCAATCCTGCTGCCCTCGATCGCCAAGTCCAAATGGACATCTGCGGGCAGTGTCACGGCGGTACACGTGAGATGAAAGGCGACGCGTTAAGCTTCCGACCCGGCGATCGCCTGGCTGACCACTATGACCCTCCGGATGACGAGGCCGACGTCAAAAACAGCGTGCACACCAGTAATCAGTTGAATCGTCTCGCGCAAAGCAAGTGCTTTCAACAATCAATGATGACATGCATCGACTGCCATGACCCTCATCACAATGAACGCGGAGACCGAGCACTATTCTCCAGCCGTTGCATGAACTGCCACGAAAACGAGAGTGACTGCGGACACTTCCCTCAAGAAGGAATTACTTTTGCCGAGAACTGCATCGATTGCCATATGCCCCAACGACCAACCGAAAAACTGCGGCTGAAGAGCGTCGACGGTGATGTCTTCCCACCCCTACGTGATCACTTTATCCGCGCCGACCAATTGGCAACGGAGCGATTCATGCGAGAGCAAGCGAAGTGA